Within Pseudomonas alloputida, the genomic segment ATAGTCGATCTCGACCTTTGCGCTTTCAATCAGCACACGACTGATATCCGAGACTGACTGGGCGCGCTGAACCTCTTTGGCCAGGTTTTCGTCATCGGCCTCGCGCACTGCTTCTAGCTGGGCAAATAGATGGTCGCGAAGGTCGCTGAGCTTATTTTTCATTCCGGGTCTTCCTCTTGATCTCTTTTTTCAGTTCGTTCTGCAGATGGAGGATGTCAACGATCTCCTCCGGTAGGTCCTTGTAATGTTTGTTTCTGCGCAGCTGGTTTTCGGAGAATGTTCTGAGGCACAGGTTCTCCAGGATTGTGTTCCTTACGTTCCCGTCCTTGGCTGCGACAATCATTCCTTCTGGTACTGGTCCGTTGGCTTGCTCCCAAACGTGCGTGTGCAGGGGCTTCCAAACGTCGGGCTGGGCAACTTTTATCAGGATGTACCGACCCTTTCTGTGAGTTGCTCCTATTGGCCTAGGTTGCTGACCAGGCTGTATCCCAAGGGCCTCGCAGGTCGTAAGGAAGGTCTGCCTTGATATCGCTGATCGGTGTTCTTTCGTCTTCGTGATTCCGAAGCCGGCTGCCCTCAGCGTGATGGCCGTCTTTGTCCGGCCTGGTAGCAAGACGCAAAGTTGCTTGTTGGTTTTGCTGGGATAGAACTCGCGAAGAAGTGCATCTTCCGCCTCAGTCCAGCGCTTGACTGGCCCGCGCCTAGTCATGGCTTGCTCCGGCCTGTAGTTCTCCGATAACCGATTGGATGCCGGCCACATAGCTGCCTGGCCGGCCTGCAGTCGCGCCGTTCAATCGCTCTACCACTACCTCGACCGGAGAGCCTCGCAGCGAGGCGACCAAATCAATCGCCCAGTTCCTCGCTTCCAAGTACATGAAGCGATTGATGGGTCCGGCCAGAGGCTGTGCCCGGCCAGAAAATTTCCGGGCCGGCTCTGCAATCTGCGCAGATGGGAGCTTTGCAGCCGACCTCGATGCGACCGAGTTGATCTGCCCGCGACCCCGCTTGAGCCCCATCGATTCGATGATCTCCATCGCAGCTGGGCTGACATCGCGATGGCTCATGAGCACCCCCGGAAGTGGTCGGCCAGCACTCGGCGCCCGTCCAGGCCGCAGGCGGCGGACAGGTCGAGAACCTGTCCAAAGGTTGTCTCACGCTGCTGCAGAGCATCCCACAGCAGAAGCAGCAGGCCGGCCTGGCTCATGGCTGCTGCTCCTGCACCACCTGCTGCTGCATGGCCTGCACGCGAAGTGCGGTGTCGATCTCCTGGTCCAGCTCTTCGCCGGATAGCCAGTTATCGCCACGCACCACCAGCAGGTCTTCATCGGGGTCTTCGATGCGCTCGCGGTCACGCAGCAAGCGGTACCGGCGTGCGTCGGCCACCAGTTTGACGTGCTCGTCGATGCTGAACTCCTTGCAGAATGCCGGCTGGCCTTTCTCCGCCATGTAGCGCATCGCTTCGTTGATGTCGCTGTACTGCAGGTCTCCTTCGACCACAACGTTCCGCAGTGCTACCGACATGAAGTCCAGCACCTGCGCGTCACTCCAAGGCGCATACACGTACGCAGTCCCTTGCGAGCTCGCACCTATCAGGGATTGCTCAAGCTCTGCCTGCAGGTCGCCACCGCTGGCGCCGGCGATCACCGCCAGGCCGCGGCCGATCGATACGTGGGCACCGCGGAGGGCGAACGGCAGGATCTGCTCAAGGCTTCCACCCTCGGGCGCTTTCAAAACCAAGGTGATACGGTCAGGCGCTTGCATGTTGAACCCCCTTGGATTCTGCTGCCTGGGCCAGCGCATCGAGGAGGGCGTTGGCGCGGGCGCGTCCATCCAGTTCGTTGCGAATCGCGGTGATGATCAGGGAGTTCATCGAACGGTCGTCTGCGTCTGCTGCCGCTGCAACCTGGTCACGCATGCCATCCGGCAGTCGAACCACGAACTTGTCCGCCTCGCGGGAGCCGTATTCAAAGGCCATGGGCCACCTCCTTATTTACCTGCACGGCTTGTTCCTCAGCCAGCAGCTGGCGCCACTCCGATTCGGTGCGGTTGGCGTACAGCGGTTCGGACCGGTCGGGCTCAGGTTGATTTGCCGGCGCCGATTGCTGCAGACCGGCCTGGATGCGCTCGAAGATTTCCTCGCGGTGCACAGCTACGCCTTCCGGAGCTTCGATGCCGAGGCGCACCTGGCTGCCCTTCACGCCCAGCACAACAACGGTGATGTTGTCGGAAATCTTGATGGATTCGCCGATCTTTCTGGTGAGGATTAGCATGGTCAAACTCCTGTAGGGGTAGGGGTGATGACATTCACCACCCCTTGCGATCACTTGATGCCGATGAAGGGAAGAGGGGCTTGCCCGCCGGTATAGGTCGGCAGCTTGCCGTCCCACTTCTCAACGGCGTTGAGGGTCACCACGTCGGGATTGGCACGCAGCGCCTGGGCGCGGACCTCGATCGCCTTGGCATCTGCCTGAGCAATCAGCAGCTTGGCGTCGGCCTCGCCTTGGGCGCGAGCGCGCTCCTTGTCTGCCTCGGCCTTGGCCTGTGCGACCTCATTACGGCGCTGTTCAGCCATCTGGGTTGCCTGGATCTTGGCATTGAGGCTGTTGGTCACTTGAGGCGGCAGGGCCAGATCGGAGGCGTAATAGATCCGCTCGAGGTTGATGCCGATTGGCGCAACCTGGGTGCGCACACGCTTTTCCACCGCTGTGAGGAGGTCGGCCTTGCCTGCGCCGTACACGCTTTCCACCGGGAGGGTGGAGGCAACGTCATTGAAAGCGTCGCGGACCATGTTGCGCAGGAACTTGTTGGTGATCTCGTCTATGCCGGCGCGGTACTTCTGGAACAGGGTGGTGACCTTGTCCGGAGCGACTGCATAGGTGATACCCACGTCGCCGCCGACCTTCATGCCCTCGACGGTTTGGAAGGTGATCGTCTCGTCGCCAGTCCAGGTCTCGGTCTGGGTAAAGGTCGGGAACAGGTATAGCTCTTCGTTGATGCCAACCCAGTACTTGCCGGTGCCGACTTCCTTGAGCTCAACGCCCTTTTCCGAGCCGTACAGGTTCACGATGACGCCGACGTTGCCAGCCGGAACCTTTGAGCATCCGCCCAGGACGGCGAGAGCACACAGCGATACAGCAGCGAGTAAACGCTTCATTGGTCTTCCTCATTGGTGATTGCCGCAGAAGCGCGGCGCTTGTTGAAAAGGTGGTAGGCGAGGGCGATCGACCCGATCAGCCAGATGGCGATCAGTGCCAGGCCGATAATCACCAGGGCGTCGGATTCGCTGCTGACCAGGGATGGCGCGATGAAGCGCAGTACTGCCAGCGAAATGATCGCGTACAGAAATGCGCAAGTCAGATTGATCAGCAGGTCCAGCGTTCTGATTGAGGGTGGTTTCATCACTTTCTCCAGGGCGAGCAAAGGCCCGCCGCGTTTGTTGGCTTTCGCAAAAATCAGGGTTGGATCAGGTCAGGTGGCTAGTTTCACGCCACCGCCAGGGCGCATTCAGCGCGCCGGGTTGCTACTCGTAATTCCACTTTCCGGCCTTGACCGCCGCCTCGACGTATACGGGTGAAATCGTGGTCATCACCGATCATTCCGTGAATGGCCATGATCACTGCTAGGGTAGTAGCTGCTGGATTGATCAGTCCGCGCTTGAACGCCTCAAGAACCAAGGCCCGAATACTTCCAGCCCCTAATTTCAAACGCGCACTTTCCAAGCGCTTTTTGAGAGTTGCCGGGCTGATATTCATCTCTCTGGCAGCCTCTTTAACTGTCCGGTCGTTCGCGCAGTGCAGTACGCCTTCAAGCTCACGTGGGGCGAGCAAGCCTTGGATTCCATGCCAATTACCAACAGTCATTTCCATATCGCCACCCGAGAGTGTGTTCGTCGTTGGGAAGGAAATTATCAGCGGTTATACAATCGGTCAATAACCTGCGGTCATATTTTTTCAGGTGACGTAAAAAAGCCCGGGGTCTCCGGGCTTAGAAGTGCGTTAGCGACGGCGTGATCTGCGGACTGTGGACCACCAGAAGACCCGCCCCAGCATCTTGACCTCTCGCTGCCAATCCTCGGCGCTCATGATCTCGTCCGGATACTCGTGACTGTTCTCGCTGCTGATACGTACCGCCCCATGGGGTAGGCGGTAGAGGTACTTTACCCTCAACATGCCCCCATGATTGAAGGCGTAGATGTCGCCGTCATAGATCAGCGTGTCGCTCAT encodes:
- a CDS encoding SPFH domain-containing protein — translated: MKRLLAAVSLCALAVLGGCSKVPAGNVGVIVNLYGSEKGVELKEVGTGKYWVGINEELYLFPTFTQTETWTGDETITFQTVEGMKVGGDVGITYAVAPDKVTTLFQKYRAGIDEITNKFLRNMVRDAFNDVASTLPVESVYGAGKADLLTAVEKRVRTQVAPIGINLERIYYASDLALPPQVTNSLNAKIQATQMAEQRRNEVAQAKAEADKERARAQGEADAKLLIAQADAKAIEVRAQALRANPDVVTLNAVEKWDGKLPTYTGGQAPLPFIGIK
- a CDS encoding response regulator transcription factor gives rise to the protein MEMTVGNWHGIQGLLAPRELEGVLHCANDRTVKEAAREMNISPATLKKRLESARLKLGAGSIRALVLEAFKRGLINPAATTLAVIMAIHGMIGDDHDFTRIRRGGGQGRKVELRVATRRAECALAVA
- a CDS encoding HNH endonuclease signature motif containing protein, producing the protein MTRRGPVKRWTEAEDALLREFYPSKTNKQLCVLLPGRTKTAITLRAAGFGITKTKEHRSAISRQTFLTTCEALGIQPGQQPRPIGATHRKGRYILIKVAQPDVWKPLHTHVWEQANGPVPEGMIVAAKDGNVRNTILENLCLRTFSENQLRRNKHYKDLPEEIVDILHLQNELKKEIKRKTRNEK
- a CDS encoding Arc family DNA-binding protein → MAFEYGSREADKFVVRLPDGMRDQVAAAADADDRSMNSLIITAIRNELDGRARANALLDALAQAAESKGVQHASA